The DNA window CGGACGCGCACATTCGACCCGTCCGAAACCGGGCGCGCGCGTCCGGCGCCTCAGCGCGGTTACGAAGACAGTTACGACCAAGAGGCGGACGAAGTACAGCCGGAAGGAATCACGCGCGAGTGGGGATTCACGGAGCCGGCGCCTTTCGTTCCGCCGAAGGACATGGGCGACGACGACGAGGCTGGAGCGGTGCGTGACGGGATGGACGTTTCGGACGACCGATTCGAGCTGAAGGAGCGGATGGACTCGCGTGGCAGGAGCCAGGCGCCCGTCAGGCGCGGGGCGCCCGTGCCTCCGCACGTGATGCCGCAAAACGGCGACGCGATGCGCGGAGTGCTTGACATCCATCCGGACGGCACTTACGGTTTCGCCCGTCAGAAGGAATTCGGTTTCGGCAGCGAGGACATCTATGTAAGCATCAGCCAGATAAAGAAATTCGGATTGCGCACGGGCGATATCGTCGAAGGAACGGTGCGCCCGCCGCGCGACCAGGAGCGCTACAAGAGCCTGGTAAAAATCGAAACGATAAACGGGAAATACCCGGAAGAAAACCGGCGGATAACAGCGTTCGAACATCTTGTGCCGATTTATCCCGACAAGCGGTTGTTTTTGGAAATCGATCCGCACGAGATAAGCACCAGGCTGATAGATCTTTTTTCGCCGATAGGCCGCGGCCAGCGCTGCATCATCGTCGCGAAGCCCAAGGCCGGCAAAACCGTGATGCTGAAGAAAATCGCGGCGGCGATCGCCAAAAACCACCCGGACATAGTTTTGATCGCGCTGCTCATAGACGAGCGC is part of the bacterium genome and encodes:
- the rho gene encoding transcription termination factor Rho, which translates into the protein RTRTFDPSETGRARPAPQRGYEDSYDQEADEVQPEGITREWGFTEPAPFVPPKDMGDDDEAGAVRDGMDVSDDRFELKERMDSRGRSQAPVRRGAPVPPHVMPQNGDAMRGVLDIHPDGTYGFARQKEFGFGSEDIYVSISQIKKFGLRTGDIVEGTVRPPRDQERYKSLVKIETINGKYPEENRRITAFEHLVPIYPDKRLFLEIDPHEISTRLIDLFSPIGRGQRCIIVAKPKAGKTVMLKKIAAAIAKNHPDIVLIALLIDERPEEVTDFQRSVKGLVISSTFDEKPESHIQTAELCIEYAKRLVEQGKDVMILLDSLTRLARAYNLTCPPSGKTLSGGLDPNSLYKPKRFLGAARNIENGGSLTIISSALIETGSRLDDIIYEEFKGTANSEIHLVRELADKRIFPALDLMKSGTRHEELLYAPDEMDCLWQLRKMIAEMDEAERMNRLINKLIKTKSNVELLLQVQKAVDSGY